A DNA window from Candidatus Sulfidibacterium hydrothermale contains the following coding sequences:
- a CDS encoding class I adenylate-forming enzyme family protein produces MNSSKPENIKADGMPSVPLQELPFLKNRQIEFDSVAEMFLTRVKENPDKPYVLFYDEVITYGEVNRRANKVAHFLKEKGVKKGDVVSILIMNSPEVYYAMFGIQKLGAIAGSINFMLKGPEIAYLLEDSKPKMVFVGSEFMEEFAKGYELSRHKPEVIEVVTGTKHKVKIASVKLKDILEKYPDTETFVPQKKDDPFLLLYSSGTTGKPKGILLSNKGQLSICRDMSTIGIFQEGDVMLLLLPMYHTNPICVWTFPVAFAGQTISIRKAFSPADFWPSIIDHQATILMGVPAMYNYVFYTIDSSTIDRSKLKLRIAFCGAAPLSVELINGFKEKFNVEIIEGYGLTEVTGLSTVNPPLGKRKAGSIGLAIPSQQIKIMDDENNELPQGEKGEICIQGDAVMLSYFHNPEATSETIKNGWLHTGDIAYQDEDGFYYIVDRKKDMINRGGENIYPREIEMALETLPEVKDVAVIGVPDEALGERVKAFIILSEPGALTEEKIKTYLNDKLAKYKIPEIIAFVDDLPRNPTGKILKKELKRMEQEKAGK; encoded by the coding sequence ATGAATTCATCGAAACCTGAAAATATAAAAGCAGACGGAATGCCCTCTGTTCCGCTGCAGGAATTACCCTTTTTAAAAAACCGGCAAATTGAATTTGACAGTGTAGCCGAAATGTTCTTAACCCGGGTTAAAGAAAACCCGGACAAACCCTATGTTCTTTTTTATGATGAGGTAATAACGTATGGCGAAGTCAATCGCCGGGCCAATAAAGTAGCGCATTTTCTGAAAGAAAAAGGGGTTAAAAAAGGCGATGTAGTGTCGATTTTGATCATGAATTCTCCGGAAGTTTATTATGCCATGTTTGGTATTCAAAAACTGGGAGCCATTGCCGGATCCATTAATTTTATGTTGAAAGGGCCCGAAATAGCCTATCTTCTTGAAGATTCAAAACCGAAAATGGTATTTGTCGGGAGCGAGTTTATGGAAGAATTTGCCAAAGGATATGAATTGTCAAGGCACAAACCGGAAGTGATAGAAGTTGTTACCGGAACAAAGCATAAGGTCAAAATCGCTTCGGTGAAGCTGAAAGACATTCTTGAAAAATATCCTGATACCGAGACTTTTGTTCCGCAAAAAAAAGACGATCCTTTTTTGTTGCTCTATTCATCAGGAACGACAGGAAAGCCCAAAGGAATCCTTTTATCAAACAAAGGACAACTTTCCATTTGTCGTGACATGTCTACCATTGGTATTTTTCAGGAAGGCGATGTGATGCTTTTGCTTTTGCCGATGTATCATACCAATCCTATTTGTGTATGGACTTTTCCGGTAGCTTTTGCCGGACAAACCATCAGTATCCGAAAAGCTTTTTCTCCTGCTGATTTCTGGCCGTCTATTATTGACCATCAGGCAACCATCCTCATGGGCGTTCCGGCCATGTATAATTATGTTTTTTATACCATTGATTCCAGTACTATTGATCGTTCAAAATTAAAATTGCGTATTGCTTTTTGTGGTGCTGCTCCGTTGTCGGTCGAATTGATAAATGGTTTTAAAGAGAAATTTAATGTGGAGATTATTGAAGGATACGGTTTAACGGAAGTTACCGGTTTGTCAACGGTAAATCCGCCTTTAGGAAAGCGGAAGGCCGGATCAATTGGTTTGGCAATTCCCAGTCAGCAAATTAAAATCATGGATGATGAAAACAATGAATTACCGCAGGGCGAAAAAGGAGAAATTTGCATTCAAGGCGATGCGGTGATGCTCTCTTATTTTCATAATCCGGAAGCTACGTCCGAAACCATTAAAAACGGATGGTTACATACGGGCGATATCGCTTATCAGGATGAAGACGGGTTTTATTACATTGTTGACCGTAAGAAAGATATGATCAATCGTGGCGGCGAAAATATTTATCCGCGCGAAATAGAAATGGCCCTGGAAACTCTTCCGGAAGTAAAAGATGTGGCTGTGATTGGCGTGCCTGACGAAGCGTTGGGCGAACGCGTAAAAGCATTTATCATTCTTTCTGAACCCGGTGCTTTGACGGAAGAAAAAATCAAAACGTATCTTAACGATAAACTGGCAAAATATAAAATACCGGAAATTATAGCGTTTGTTGATGATCTTCCGAGAAATCCCACCGGGAAAATTCTGAAAAAAGAATTGAAACGGATGGAACAGGAAAAAGCCGGAAAATAG
- a CDS encoding phosphotriesterase family protein, whose translation MNQTKVNTVTGQIMPEELGITLMHEHICYGYPGWEGDQTIAPLDRESVINNGVEALLKLKALGVKTYVDATANDQGRQPEIYKEIAEKSGVNILCSTGYYYEEEGGSAYWNFRSTLGDISDELYELFYTEVTRGIRDTGIKAGVIKVGSSKGEITEYEKRIFLAAARVQKETGVPIITHTTEGSMGPEQAKLLVEAGADPKRIQIGHMSDNLDINYQLETLKYGVYVSWDRMGLQGLAGCPMDEQRYDVLAELIKSGHADKIMIAHDYIITWLGRPLKIPEQALPLIANWYPTHLFEHVIPALKERGVTDEQIHTIIADNPRRLFAGE comes from the coding sequence ATGAATCAAACAAAAGTAAACACGGTAACGGGGCAAATTATGCCCGAAGAATTGGGTATTACCCTTATGCACGAACACATTTGCTATGGTTATCCCGGATGGGAGGGAGACCAGACCATTGCACCTCTTGATCGCGAATCGGTAATAAACAACGGAGTAGAAGCCTTGTTGAAATTGAAAGCGCTGGGAGTAAAAACGTATGTGGATGCTACGGCCAACGACCAGGGGCGACAACCGGAAATTTATAAAGAAATTGCCGAAAAATCGGGGGTGAATATTCTTTGCTCCACCGGTTATTATTACGAAGAAGAGGGAGGTTCTGCCTATTGGAATTTCCGGAGTACACTGGGTGATATCAGTGATGAATTGTACGAATTGTTTTATACCGAAGTTACCCGCGGAATTCGGGATACCGGAATCAAAGCCGGTGTGATAAAAGTAGGATCGAGCAAAGGAGAGATCACAGAATACGAAAAACGGATATTCCTGGCAGCTGCCCGTGTGCAAAAAGAAACCGGTGTTCCTATAATTACACATACCACCGAAGGAAGCATGGGACCCGAGCAAGCCAAATTATTGGTGGAAGCCGGCGCCGACCCGAAACGGATTCAAATCGGGCACATGTCCGATAACCTGGATATCAACTATCAGCTGGAAACATTAAAGTACGGCGTTTATGTTTCGTGGGATCGTATGGGATTACAGGGATTGGCCGGTTGTCCGATGGACGAACAACGCTATGATGTGCTGGCCGAGCTTATCAAAAGCGGTCATGCTGATAAAATCATGATTGCACACGATTACATTATTACCTGGCTGGGGCGTCCGCTGAAAATTCCGGAACAGGCTCTTCCGCTTATTGCCAACTGGTATCCTACTCATTTGTTTGAGCATGTTATTCCTGCTTTAAAAGAACGGGGAGTAACCGACGAACAAATTCATACCATTATTGCTGATAATCCGCGGCGTTTATTTGCTGGAGAATAA
- the thpR gene encoding RNA 2',3'-cyclic phosphodiesterase yields the protein MKRLFIALKIEPNKTFLKSYNALQQALQFEKISWVKPENIHLTLKFLGKTPDEKLPVIRRALQQVVQDTAPFQLKIAGTGIFGSSYKPRVIWFGTEPNQDMMQLGEQVLNQLDQAGFPRDRQNFVPHLTIGRIRKIEHKKLFQEAIAAHRNDFLQETPVDKIILYQSLLKPDGAVYKPVMEFALKKE from the coding sequence ATGAAACGCCTGTTTATTGCCCTAAAAATTGAACCCAACAAAACTTTTTTAAAAAGCTATAACGCTTTGCAACAGGCTTTGCAATTTGAAAAAATCAGTTGGGTAAAACCGGAAAATATTCATCTTACCCTGAAGTTTCTCGGAAAAACACCGGATGAAAAATTACCGGTTATCCGCAGAGCATTACAGCAGGTCGTTCAGGATACCGCTCCTTTTCAACTAAAAATTGCCGGAACCGGTATTTTTGGCAGTTCGTACAAACCCCGGGTAATCTGGTTTGGAACCGAACCCAATCAGGATATGATGCAATTGGGCGAACAGGTATTAAATCAACTGGATCAAGCCGGTTTTCCCCGTGACCGGCAGAATTTTGTTCCGCACCTTACCATTGGACGCATTCGCAAAATCGAACACAAAAAATTATTTCAGGAAGCCATAGCTGCCCACCGCAACGACTTTTTGCAGGAAACACCGGTGGACAAAATCATCCTGTACCAAAGTCTGCTAAAACCGGACGGAGCCGTTTACAAACCGGTAATGGAATTTGCACTGAAAAAAGAATAA
- a CDS encoding TlpA family protein disulfide reductase, whose protein sequence is MFIFNFRKIAALFAVMAMTFFISCSAPSHSDTGLHKGKVIIAGHIDKTQKDPMVISLTGRLLIDNLNQSDIIDSTGSFHMSFQLYHPIVIFLNYKWTRYPLYVRPGDSLYIRMSANEFLNNRYPSCQIEGPTAKISEEIEQFTRFSHQFRKDNPNTNIELPINQYFTFLKKRIQKGDSLIRAFDQKVHPEKLVLNYAKYDILYGTANRLVDYAAYRYQKHIPFHQEKELFTSRLFPVDNDSALISGMYLDHLSQYVLFYYLQDTAVKNLMKEKKMVAAYALVLNKIMKNEKPGLSRDVMYYSYLNNGLSYPRIEKYFLKVMNKGKIYKGNKLLYDKIENYKKALEKGNPNVAIINRFTGKEEKIMGNFFPDLLKKYSGKVILLDLWETSCGSCISEFPFATDLHKKYKGKPVVFVNICMHSNVENWKKLVKKLHISGVNYNLNQSQSALFISKFPHFIGFPTYVLIDKNGNIVDRKAPPPSSGKMLTDELDKYLNE, encoded by the coding sequence ATGTTCATTTTTAATTTTCGAAAAATAGCGGCCCTATTTGCTGTTATGGCAATGACTTTTTTTATTTCCTGTTCTGCCCCTTCGCATTCAGATACCGGTTTACACAAAGGAAAAGTGATCATCGCCGGCCACATAGACAAAACCCAAAAAGATCCAATGGTCATCTCTTTAACCGGAAGATTACTCATTGATAATTTAAACCAATCGGACATTATCGATTCTACCGGTAGTTTTCACATGAGTTTTCAATTGTATCATCCGATAGTTATCTTTTTAAATTACAAATGGACACGATATCCTTTGTATGTACGACCTGGTGATAGTTTGTATATCCGGATGTCGGCTAACGAATTTCTGAACAACAGATACCCTTCCTGCCAAATAGAGGGCCCTACGGCAAAAATATCGGAAGAAATTGAACAATTTACCCGGTTTTCCCATCAATTCAGGAAAGACAACCCCAATACCAACATAGAATTACCGATAAATCAATACTTCACCTTTTTGAAAAAAAGAATCCAAAAAGGTGATTCGCTGATCCGGGCTTTCGATCAAAAAGTCCATCCTGAAAAATTGGTACTCAACTATGCAAAATATGATATCCTGTACGGCACAGCTAACCGTTTGGTTGATTACGCTGCTTACCGGTACCAGAAACATATTCCATTTCATCAGGAAAAAGAATTATTTACTTCCCGCCTTTTTCCTGTAGATAATGATAGTGCCTTGATTTCAGGAATGTATTTAGATCATCTGTCTCAATATGTATTGTTTTATTATCTGCAGGATACGGCTGTAAAAAACTTGATGAAGGAAAAGAAAATGGTAGCTGCTTATGCATTGGTACTCAACAAAATTATGAAAAATGAAAAGCCAGGGCTCAGCCGTGATGTAATGTATTACAGCTATTTAAACAATGGGTTATCGTATCCCAGAATTGAAAAATATTTTTTAAAAGTAATGAATAAAGGAAAAATTTACAAAGGCAACAAGTTGTTGTATGATAAGATAGAAAATTACAAAAAAGCCCTTGAAAAAGGAAATCCGAATGTTGCCATCATCAATCGTTTTACCGGAAAAGAAGAAAAGATTATGGGTAATTTTTTTCCTGATTTACTCAAAAAATATAGCGGAAAAGTCATTTTATTGGATTTATGGGAAACCTCCTGTGGCTCCTGCATCTCCGAATTTCCTTTCGCCACAGATCTCCATAAAAAGTACAAAGGAAAACCTGTGGTTTTTGTCAACATCTGTATGCATTCCAATGTGGAAAATTGGAAAAAACTGGTGAAAAAACTACATATTTCAGGGGTTAATTATAATCTCAACCAGAGTCAGTCGGCACTTTTTATCAGTAAATTTCCACATTTTATCGGTTTTCCCACTTACGTTTTGATTGATAAAAACGGAAACATTGTGGATAGAAAAGCACCCCCTCCCTCTTCAGGAAAAATGCTTACCGATGAGTTGGATAAATATTTAAATGAATAA
- a CDS encoding LutB/LldF family L-lactate oxidation iron-sulfur protein, with the protein MKSSVQKKTFLKKAEKVAFDKVHREKIKFNISRYDRAVEKGKKIYSDLSLARERAGYIKYKVINDLDKYLIEFEDNFTKNGGKVIWAADAREAIHEILKIARKNKVKKVVKSKSMTTEEVELNKNLQQIHIESLETDLGEFIVQQAGQKPYHIVTPAMHMSKEDIAALYHKKFNTDEKLTPEELTLYTRKLLRKKFVEADMGISGANFLIADIGGIAVTENEGNAMLSMSFPKIHIAIAGIEKLIPRLEDLDLYWPLLATHGTGQNMTVYNSILTGPKKAEEKDGPEEMYVILLDNGRTNILAKERQRQALSCIRCGACLNACPIYKNIGGHTYDTTYSGPIGSVITPYLKGLKDYNHLSFACTICGKCTEVCPVKIPLHELMLVNRDDAVKNGFYTYFDKKSVQVSTKFLLSRKRLDMFGGKMKNFGAGLFMEKVWGPRRELPEFAEKSFSKQWKEKFGEEND; encoded by the coding sequence GTGAAAAGTTCAGTTCAAAAGAAAACATTTCTGAAAAAGGCCGAAAAAGTGGCTTTTGACAAAGTGCATCGCGAAAAAATAAAATTCAATATTTCGCGGTACGATCGGGCAGTGGAAAAAGGGAAAAAGATTTATTCCGATCTTTCATTGGCACGAGAACGAGCCGGATATATTAAATACAAGGTAATTAACGATTTAGATAAGTATTTAATTGAGTTTGAAGATAATTTTACTAAGAATGGCGGTAAAGTTATCTGGGCTGCCGACGCCCGCGAAGCCATTCATGAAATACTTAAGATTGCCCGGAAAAACAAGGTAAAAAAGGTGGTAAAATCCAAATCGATGACCACCGAAGAAGTGGAACTGAACAAAAATCTTCAGCAGATTCATATTGAATCACTCGAAACGGACCTGGGAGAATTTATTGTACAACAAGCCGGGCAAAAACCGTATCACATCGTTACACCGGCCATGCACATGTCAAAAGAAGACATTGCCGCGCTTTATCATAAAAAATTCAATACCGACGAAAAACTGACTCCCGAAGAGTTAACCCTTTATACCCGTAAGTTATTGCGTAAGAAATTTGTCGAGGCTGATATGGGAATCAGCGGAGCCAATTTTCTGATTGCCGATATCGGGGGGATTGCAGTAACTGAAAATGAAGGAAATGCCATGTTGTCCATGTCGTTTCCGAAAATTCATATTGCCATTGCCGGTATCGAAAAGTTAATTCCCCGGCTGGAAGATCTGGATTTGTACTGGCCGTTATTGGCTACACACGGAACCGGCCAAAACATGACAGTTTATAATTCCATTCTTACCGGGCCGAAAAAGGCAGAGGAAAAAGATGGTCCGGAAGAAATGTATGTGATTTTGCTGGATAACGGCCGAACCAATATACTGGCAAAAGAACGGCAACGCCAGGCTTTGTCGTGTATCCGGTGCGGAGCCTGTTTAAATGCCTGCCCGATTTATAAAAACATTGGCGGACATACTTATGATACCACTTACAGCGGTCCGATAGGCTCGGTAATTACGCCGTATTTGAAAGGACTGAAAGATTATAATCATTTGAGTTTTGCCTGTACAATTTGTGGAAAATGTACCGAAGTGTGTCCGGTGAAAATTCCGCTCCATGAGCTGATGCTGGTCAATCGGGATGATGCGGTGAAAAACGGATTTTATACCTATTTCGATAAAAAAAGCGTCCAGGTTTCTACCAAATTTCTTTTATCGCGTAAGCGACTGGATATGTTTGGCGGCAAAATGAAAAATTTTGGTGCCGGACTCTTTATGGAAAAAGTTTGGGGTCCGCGGCGCGAGCTGCCTGAATTTGCCGAAAAATCATTTAGCAAGCAGTGGAAAGAAAAGTTCGGAGAAGAAAATGATTAA
- the rpiB gene encoding ribose 5-phosphate isomerase B encodes MEEKRETLALASDHGGYWMKDFIIYKLKDAGYDVKDFGTDSGDSVDYPDFIHPMAHAINEGTYKRGIIMCGSGNGAQMTANKYPNVRAGLCWNVEQARLTRQHNNANILSLPGRYVTFDEAWKMVEAFLNTPFEGGRHAQRVEKIGKTIK; translated from the coding sequence ATGGAAGAAAAAAGAGAAACTTTGGCATTGGCATCTGATCATGGTGGATACTGGATGAAAGATTTTATTATTTACAAGTTGAAAGATGCCGGTTATGATGTAAAAGATTTCGGTACCGATTCGGGCGATAGTGTGGATTATCCTGATTTTATTCATCCGATGGCTCATGCCATTAATGAAGGAACATATAAAAGGGGAATTATTATGTGTGGCAGTGGCAATGGTGCCCAGATGACAGCTAATAAATACCCGAATGTACGGGCCGGATTATGTTGGAATGTAGAACAGGCCCGGTTAACCAGACAGCATAATAATGCAAATATTCTTTCACTCCCCGGAAGGTATGTTACCTTTGATGAAGCCTGGAAAATGGTGGAAGCTTTTTTGAATACGCCTTTTGAAGGAGGCCGTCATGCACAACGAGTGGAAAAAATCGGGAAAACGATAAAATAA